One window of the Chryseobacterium camelliae genome contains the following:
- a CDS encoding heavy-metal-associated domain-containing protein — protein sequence MENKEYQFKTNINCGGCVAKVTPFLNEAEGVCHWEVDTTNNDKVLTVKSKGITEEQVIETVQKAGFKIEPLNV from the coding sequence ATGGAAAATAAAGAATATCAATTTAAGACGAACATTAATTGCGGGGGATGTGTGGCAAAAGTAACCCCGTTCCTGAATGAAGCCGAAGGCGTTTGCCATTGGGAGGTGGACACTACGAACAATGACAAAGTGCTGACCGTAAAATCCAAAGGAATTACCGAAGAACAGGTAATTGAAACAGTGCAAAAGGCAGGATTTAAAATAGAACCTTTGAACGTTTAA
- a CDS encoding DUF3347 domain-containing protein — MKSLSKIMMVIAVLLSSINSFAQIKNAKTETVKIYGNCGMCEATIEKAGNVNKVANVEWNKDTKMATLTYDSSKTNQDEILKRIALAGYDSEKFLAPDDVYAKLPGCCQYSRELKPVAKPNDAGMDMKNGHANHNHNEMAATNTADAQNAPQLKAVFDTYFSVKDALVKTDAGTSSAKATELVKAIKAVEMTKLSTDEHTVWMKVMKDLTANAEKIAASKDVAKQRETFALLSKNMYELAKVSKQETPVYYQHCPMYNNGKGANWLSKEEAVKNPYYGSQMLTCGSVQQTINNK; from the coding sequence ATGAAATCATTATCAAAAATAATGATGGTAATCGCCGTATTACTATCATCAATAAACAGTTTCGCACAAATCAAGAATGCGAAAACAGAAACCGTAAAAATTTACGGCAATTGCGGTATGTGCGAAGCTACCATCGAAAAAGCGGGCAACGTGAATAAGGTAGCCAATGTGGAATGGAATAAAGACACTAAAATGGCTACGCTCACTTATGACAGCAGTAAGACCAATCAGGATGAAATACTGAAACGTATCGCTTTGGCAGGTTACGACAGCGAAAAATTCTTAGCACCGGACGACGTATATGCAAAGCTGCCCGGATGTTGCCAGTACAGTAGGGAATTAAAGCCAGTCGCAAAACCTAATGATGCGGGTATGGATATGAAAAACGGACACGCCAACCATAACCATAACGAAATGGCTGCAACGAATACTGCCGATGCACAAAATGCACCACAACTGAAAGCCGTTTTCGATACTTATTTTTCAGTGAAAGATGCTTTGGTAAAAACCGATGCAGGTACGTCATCCGCAAAAGCTACTGAATTGGTAAAAGCCATCAAAGCGGTAGAAATGACAAAACTTTCTACTGACGAACATACAGTTTGGATGAAGGTAATGAAAGACCTGACAGCAAATGCCGAAAAGATTGCCGCCTCCAAAGATGTTGCAAAACAAAGGGAAACATTCGCTTTGCTTTCTAAGAATATGTATGAATTAGCTAAGGTATCGAAACAGGAAACACCTGTTTACTATCAACACTGCCCAATGTACAATAATGGCAAAGGTGCAAATTGGTTAAGCAAGGAAGAAGCGGTCAAAAATCCATATTACGGTTCTCAAATGCTTACCTGCGGTAGTGTACAGCAAACCATTAATAATAAATAA
- a CDS encoding heavy metal translocating P-type ATPase, whose translation MATNNKETIYLPLEDVESEHCALIVEKGLAQVKGIETHKVELNNRRAAITVDNSAAIGAAVKAIKDLGYGVSTVKHTFPVLGMTCASCAGSVESIVKHQEGVIEASVNFATGNLTVEYLLNMTDATKLQKAIQSIGYDLLVEEENKQQETLEAIHAEKFQKLKTKTVWAIALSLPVVLIAMFFMDMPYATPIMWLFSTPVVLWLGRDFFINAWKQTKHRSANMDTLVALSTGIAYLFSVFNMLFADFWHQRGLHAHVYFEAAAVIVAFILLGKLLEEKAKGNTSSAIKKLMGLQPKTVIVIQANGTEKQTAIEEVNAGDVILVKPGEKIAVDGMVTSGSSYVDESMLSGEPVPVQKKENEKVFAGTINQKGSFQFKAVKVGRETMLAHIIKMVQDAQGSKAPVQKLVDKIAGIFVPVVIGIAILTFILWFILGGNNGIVQGLLAAVTVLVIACPCALGLATPTAIMVGVGKGAENGILIKDAESLELAKKVDAIILDKTGTITEGRPEVTGIEWLNNDDATKDILLSIEKQSEHPLAEAVVKHLDGVQTTTLSLFDSITGKGAKANHNNETYFVGNKKLLAENNITIAEQLQKQADEWGKQSKTVIWFADSKQALSVIAISDKIKETSVEAIRQMQDMGIELYMLTGDNEATAKAIAQQTGIGHYKAEVLPQHKADFVKELQSKGKVVAMVGDGINDSTALATADVSIAMGKGSDIAMDVAKMTIISSDLTKIPQAIKLSKQTVDTIKQNLFWAFIYNLIGIPIAAGILYPINGFLLNPMIAGAAMALSSVSVVTNSLRLKWKK comes from the coding sequence ATGGCAACGAATAATAAAGAAACTATTTATCTTCCCTTAGAAGATGTAGAAAGCGAACATTGTGCGTTAATCGTTGAAAAAGGATTGGCACAGGTCAAAGGCATCGAAACCCACAAAGTAGAGCTAAACAACCGCAGGGCAGCTATCACGGTAGATAACAGCGCAGCGATAGGCGCAGCGGTAAAAGCAATCAAAGATTTAGGTTACGGCGTTTCTACTGTAAAACATACATTCCCTGTATTGGGAATGACCTGCGCATCCTGTGCAGGCAGTGTAGAAAGTATTGTAAAGCATCAGGAGGGCGTTATAGAAGCATCCGTAAACTTTGCTACGGGAAATCTTACCGTGGAATACCTACTCAATATGACCGATGCCACCAAACTGCAAAAGGCGATACAGTCCATAGGTTACGATTTACTGGTAGAAGAAGAAAATAAGCAGCAGGAAACATTAGAAGCTATCCACGCTGAAAAGTTCCAAAAGCTAAAGACTAAAACCGTATGGGCTATTGCGCTGTCATTGCCTGTTGTATTGATAGCAATGTTCTTTATGGATATGCCCTATGCAACCCCTATAATGTGGCTGTTCTCTACTCCTGTTGTATTGTGGTTAGGCAGGGATTTTTTCATCAATGCCTGGAAGCAGACAAAACATCGTTCAGCCAATATGGATACACTGGTAGCATTGAGTACAGGTATCGCTTATCTGTTCAGCGTATTCAATATGTTGTTTGCAGATTTTTGGCATCAGAGAGGACTACACGCCCACGTATATTTTGAAGCAGCAGCCGTAATTGTCGCATTTATCCTGTTAGGGAAACTATTGGAAGAAAAAGCCAAAGGCAATACCTCTTCAGCCATTAAAAAACTGATGGGCTTACAACCCAAGACCGTTATTGTTATACAAGCGAATGGAACCGAAAAACAAACCGCTATTGAAGAGGTAAACGCAGGCGATGTTATTCTTGTAAAGCCGGGCGAAAAGATTGCGGTGGACGGTATGGTTACTTCGGGCAGTTCCTACGTTGATGAAAGTATGTTGAGTGGCGAGCCTGTACCTGTACAGAAAAAAGAAAACGAAAAAGTATTTGCGGGAACGATTAACCAAAAAGGAAGTTTCCAATTCAAAGCGGTTAAAGTCGGAAGGGAAACAATGCTTGCCCATATCATCAAAATGGTTCAGGATGCGCAAGGCAGTAAAGCACCAGTACAAAAGTTGGTAGATAAGATTGCAGGAATTTTTGTTCCCGTTGTGATAGGGATTGCTATTCTCACATTTATCCTATGGTTTATTTTAGGCGGCAACAATGGCATAGTTCAGGGATTGTTAGCGGCTGTTACGGTATTGGTTATTGCCTGCCCTTGTGCTTTGGGATTGGCTACGCCTACCGCTATAATGGTTGGCGTTGGCAAAGGTGCTGAAAACGGTATTCTGATAAAGGATGCCGAAAGTTTGGAATTAGCCAAAAAAGTTGATGCCATTATTTTAGATAAAACAGGAACGATAACAGAGGGTAGACCAGAGGTAACAGGTATCGAATGGCTAAACAATGATGATGCAACGAAAGATATTTTATTAAGCATCGAAAAGCAATCCGAACACCCATTGGCAGAAGCGGTAGTGAAACATTTAGACGGTGTACAAACCACTACTTTATCACTGTTCGATAGTATTACAGGAAAAGGTGCAAAAGCCAATCACAACAACGAAACCTATTTTGTAGGCAATAAAAAGCTATTGGCAGAAAACAACATTACCATTGCGGAGCAACTGCAAAAGCAAGCGGATGAATGGGGAAAACAATCCAAAACAGTTATTTGGTTTGCCGACAGCAAACAGGCACTTTCCGTTATCGCCATTTCCGATAAAATCAAAGAAACATCCGTAGAAGCCATCCGGCAAATGCAGGATATGGGTATAGAATTGTATATGCTCACCGGCGATAATGAAGCCACTGCAAAAGCCATTGCACAGCAAACCGGAATTGGGCATTACAAGGCAGAAGTATTGCCACAGCACAAGGCCGATTTTGTAAAAGAGTTGCAAAGCAAAGGCAAAGTTGTAGCAATGGTTGGGGACGGCATCAATGACAGTACGGCTTTGGCAACAGCCGACGTGAGCATTGCAATGGGCAAAGGTTCGGACATTGCAATGGACGTTGCCAAAATGACCATCATTTCATCGGACCTTACCAAAATACCACAGGCAATAAAACTTTCAAAACAAACCGTAGACACCATCAAGCAAAACTTGTTCTGGGCGTTTATCTATAATCTAATCGGTATTCCCATTGCCGCAGGTATTTTATATCCGATAAACGGTTTCCTGCTAAACCCGATGATTGCAGGTGCGGCAATGGCATTGAGCAGCGTGAGCGTGGTAACTAACAGCCTGCGGTTGAAGTGGAAAAAGTAA
- a CDS encoding helix-turn-helix domain-containing protein, with product MSTLFIKNMVCNRCIMVVQNELDKLGLNVKKIKLGEVVLDKEITSEEKNNVDKVLIPLGFELIDDKKSRIIEKIKNIIIDLVHHQDNHAKTNLSDVLSSQLHHDYNYLSNLFSEVEGTTIEKYFIAQKVEKVKELLVYDELSLSEIAFRLNYSSVSYLSNQFKKVTGLTPSYFKQIKEDKRKPLDSL from the coding sequence ATGAGTACACTCTTTATTAAAAATATGGTTTGCAACCGCTGTATTATGGTGGTGCAAAATGAATTGGATAAGTTAGGTCTGAACGTAAAAAAAATCAAACTTGGAGAGGTAGTATTGGATAAAGAGATTACATCCGAAGAAAAAAATAATGTAGATAAGGTTTTAATTCCATTAGGCTTTGAACTTATTGACGATAAAAAAAGCCGCATAATTGAAAAGATAAAAAATATAATTATTGACCTTGTGCATCATCAGGACAACCACGCCAAAACCAATCTTTCGGATGTGCTAAGTAGTCAACTGCACCACGATTATAATTATTTATCTAATCTCTTTTCGGAGGTAGAGGGTACTACCATTGAAAAATACTTTATTGCCCAAAAAGTAGAAAAGGTAAAAGAGCTATTGGTATATGATGAGCTTTCTTTGAGTGAAATTGCCTTTCGTTTAAACTATTCGAGTGTGTCCTACCTAAGCAACCAGTTCAAAAAAGTTACAGGGCTGACACCGAGCTATTTCAAACAGATAAAAGAAGATAAAAGGAAGCCATTGGATAGTTTGTAA